In the genome of Photobacterium sp. TY1-4, one region contains:
- the ppx gene encoding exopolyphosphatase, translating into MIDNERPREIAAIDIGSNSFHMVVARVVGQSLQIISRHKQRVHMASGLDDYQNLDQAAIQRGLDCLAMFAERLQGFDPDNVRIAATYTLRQARNAHVFIKRAERVIPYPIEIIPGTEEARLIYLGVAHTQPEKNRKLVVDIGGGSTELVIGEDFHAHLLTSKHMGCVSYHKNHFGKGKINAKHMAAATLAAEQKLESIAGKYRRSGWDSALGSSGTIKAIREVLVESGHSDGIITPARLHELTEKILQFKHTDDLTLPGLTDDRKSVFPAGVAILNAVFKALKIEEMVFSDGALREGLLYEMEDRFRHSDIRTRTASAMAEQYNVDLEQANRVKATAEMLYDQVESQPGLAKSELATLLSWGALLHEVGLSISYPGFHRHSAYLLRHSTMPGFNFEQQSVLATLVRFQRKSLKLNEMPELTIYKRKHLYPLIRTLRLAVALNGQRSDEPLPRIKVKADKELWEITLPQGWEENNKLLAADLKVEQDYWSRAGWKLAITS; encoded by the coding sequence ATGATTGATAATGAACGCCCCCGTGAAATAGCTGCGATCGATATTGGCTCCAATAGCTTTCATATGGTCGTGGCCAGGGTCGTCGGTCAAAGCCTGCAGATCATCAGCCGGCACAAGCAGCGTGTCCATATGGCCAGCGGCCTGGATGACTATCAAAACCTGGATCAGGCTGCCATTCAGCGCGGCCTAGACTGCCTGGCGATGTTTGCCGAGCGTCTGCAGGGATTTGACCCGGACAATGTGCGGATCGCCGCCACCTACACGCTGCGCCAGGCCCGCAATGCCCACGTGTTTATCAAGCGGGCTGAGCGGGTGATCCCGTATCCCATTGAGATTATCCCCGGTACCGAAGAAGCCCGCCTGATATATCTCGGCGTGGCCCACACCCAACCGGAGAAGAACCGCAAACTGGTGGTGGATATCGGCGGCGGCAGCACCGAGCTGGTGATCGGCGAGGATTTCCATGCCCATCTGCTGACCAGCAAGCATATGGGTTGTGTCAGTTACCACAAGAACCACTTCGGCAAAGGCAAGATCAACGCCAAACACATGGCTGCCGCCACGCTAGCGGCGGAGCAGAAACTGGAAAGTATTGCCGGGAAATACCGCCGCAGCGGATGGGACAGTGCCCTCGGCTCATCCGGCACCATTAAAGCGATCCGCGAAGTGCTGGTCGAATCCGGCCATAGTGACGGCATCATCACCCCGGCGCGGCTCCACGAGCTGACGGAGAAGATCCTTCAGTTCAAGCATACCGATGATTTGACACTGCCGGGCCTGACCGATGATCGTAAATCGGTCTTTCCGGCCGGGGTTGCGATCCTCAATGCCGTCTTCAAGGCCCTGAAAATCGAAGAAATGGTGTTTTCAGACGGTGCGCTGCGCGAAGGCTTGCTGTATGAAATGGAGGACCGGTTCCGCCACAGTGATATCCGGACCCGCACGGCCAGCGCCATGGCTGAACAATACAATGTCGATCTCGAGCAGGCCAACCGGGTCAAGGCCACAGCGGAAATGCTCTATGATCAGGTGGAATCCCAACCCGGTCTTGCCAAAAGCGAGCTGGCAACCTTACTGAGCTGGGGAGCCCTGCTGCACGAAGTCGGCTTGAGTATCAGCTATCCGGGTTTTCACCGTCACTCGGCCTACCTGCTGCGCCACAGCACCATGCCGGGCTTCAACTTTGAGCAACAATCGGTACTGGCGACCCTGGTTCGATTCCAACGTAAGAGCCTGAAGCTGAATGAGATGCCGGAGCTGACCATTTACAAGCGCAAGCACCTCTATCCGCTGATCCGGACCCTACGACTGGCCGTGGCACTGAACGGGCAACGCTCCGATGAGCCGCTGCCGCGGATCAAGGTCAAAGCCGATAAGGAACTCTGGGAAATTACCTTGCCCCAGGGCTGGGAAGAGAACAACAAGTTGCTGGCTGCCGATTTGAAAGTGGAGCAGGACTACTGGAGCCGGGCCGGCTGGAAACTGGCGATTACTTCCTGA
- a CDS encoding PstS family phosphate ABC transporter substrate-binding protein, with product MTAVQAVAPDPEASLERYRKVGGVSGNLSSVGSDTFANLMTYWSEEFKRLYPGVNVQVQAAGSSTAPTALIEGTAQLGPMSRQMKAKEIEAFEQAYGYEPVAVRVAIDALAVFVHEDNPLQGINFTQLDAIYSRTLRCGGTEPITRWGQLGLSGSWAARRIQLFGRNSVSGTYGFFKQRALCQGDFRNNVNEQPGSASVVQSVSSSLNSIGYSGIGYKTTGIRAIPVAREGDDYVEATIENSLSGRYPLARYLYIYVNKHPNQPMQPLQAEFIRYVLSSEGQAIVEKDGYVPLSAGMVHADLHRLGLTD from the coding sequence ATGACGGCCGTTCAGGCTGTTGCGCCGGATCCTGAAGCCAGCTTGGAGCGGTACCGTAAGGTGGGCGGAGTTTCGGGGAACCTGTCCTCGGTGGGGTCCGATACCTTTGCTAACCTGATGACCTACTGGTCGGAAGAATTCAAGCGTCTGTATCCTGGGGTGAATGTTCAGGTTCAGGCCGCGGGATCGTCGACGGCCCCGACGGCACTGATCGAAGGGACGGCGCAGCTGGGGCCGATGAGTCGCCAGATGAAAGCCAAGGAAATTGAAGCCTTTGAGCAGGCGTATGGCTATGAGCCGGTGGCGGTTCGGGTGGCGATTGATGCGCTGGCGGTGTTCGTTCATGAGGACAACCCGCTGCAGGGCATTAATTTTACCCAGCTCGATGCCATTTATTCCCGGACCTTACGCTGTGGCGGCACCGAGCCGATCACCCGCTGGGGACAGCTTGGATTAAGCGGCAGTTGGGCCGCGCGGCGGATCCAGTTGTTTGGTCGTAATTCAGTGTCCGGTACTTATGGTTTCTTTAAACAGCGCGCGTTGTGCCAGGGCGATTTTCGCAATAACGTTAATGAGCAACCCGGCTCGGCGTCGGTGGTGCAGTCGGTTTCGAGTTCGCTGAACTCGATCGGTTATTCCGGGATTGGTTACAAAACCACGGGCATCCGGGCGATCCCGGTAGCTCGGGAAGGTGACGATTACGTAGAAGCGACGATCGAAAATTCGCTGAGTGGCCGCTACCCGCTGGCCCGCTATCTCTATATTTACGTCAACAAGCACCCGAACCAGCCGATGCAACCCCTGCAGGCGGAGTTCATTCGTTACGTCTTGTCCAGTGAAGGCCAGGCTATTGTTGAAAAAGACGGTTATGTCCCCTTGTCGGCGGGCATGGTCCATGCCGATCTGCATCGGTTGGGGCTGACGGACTGA
- the phoR gene encoding phosphate regulon sensor histidine kinase PhoR, with protein sequence MVERLSWKKLVWELAFFYLPWIALGWIFGYMPWFLLVATWIQLIWHFHNQLKMSNWLWKERSLTPPSGSGSWEPLFNGIYRLQQRNRRRRKELATLIRRFRNGAESLPDAVVVFRSEGNIVWCNKLAQHLLGFRWPDDAGQPISNLLRSPDFVRYLAKQSFDTPLEITSPLNYDRTLELRIMHYTEGEYLMVVRDVSKVKQLEGMRRNFFANVSHELRTPMTVLQGYLEMSKDPEMLVGPMWDKAHGVMTEQLLRMNSLVEQLLTLSKIEAAPNIELEEIIDVPAMLDILEKEAISLNGGNEQLFTFDVDPSLKVLGDEDQLRSAISNLVYNAVKHTPDNAQVLVRWYRTPAGPRLEVTDKGEGIEPQHIHRLTERFYRVDKARSRETGGSGLGLAIVKHALSHHDSHLEIESVVGEGSTFAFTLPQRLVAAAA encoded by the coding sequence ATGGTTGAACGGCTGTCGTGGAAAAAGCTGGTCTGGGAACTGGCTTTCTTCTACCTGCCCTGGATTGCACTCGGTTGGATCTTTGGTTATATGCCCTGGTTTTTGCTGGTGGCGACCTGGATCCAGTTGATCTGGCATTTTCATAATCAGTTGAAAATGTCGAACTGGCTGTGGAAAGAGCGTAGCCTGACCCCACCTTCCGGCTCCGGAAGTTGGGAGCCGCTGTTTAACGGAATTTACCGCTTGCAGCAACGCAACCGTCGCCGTCGTAAAGAGCTGGCGACCCTGATCCGCCGTTTCCGCAATGGTGCGGAATCCCTGCCCGATGCCGTGGTGGTTTTTCGCAGTGAAGGCAATATCGTCTGGTGCAATAAGCTGGCGCAACACTTGTTAGGGTTCCGCTGGCCCGACGATGCCGGACAACCGATCAGCAATCTGCTGCGCAGCCCGGATTTTGTCCGCTATCTGGCCAAGCAGTCTTTTGACACGCCGCTGGAAATCACCTCGCCGCTCAATTATGACCGGACGCTGGAGCTGCGGATCATGCACTACACCGAAGGGGAATACCTGATGGTGGTGCGGGATGTGTCCAAGGTGAAGCAGCTTGAAGGCATGCGCCGTAACTTCTTTGCCAATGTTTCCCATGAGCTGCGCACGCCGATGACGGTGTTGCAGGGCTATCTGGAAATGTCCAAAGATCCCGAAATGCTGGTTGGCCCGATGTGGGACAAGGCACACGGGGTGATGACCGAACAGTTACTGCGGATGAATTCGCTGGTCGAGCAACTGCTGACGCTGTCAAAGATTGAAGCTGCGCCGAATATCGAGCTGGAAGAGATCATTGATGTACCGGCCATGCTGGATATTCTGGAAAAAGAGGCGATCTCGCTGAACGGTGGCAATGAGCAACTGTTTACTTTTGATGTTGATCCGTCGCTCAAGGTGCTTGGTGATGAAGATCAACTGCGTAGTGCGATTTCCAACCTGGTTTACAATGCGGTCAAGCACACCCCGGATAATGCCCAGGTGCTGGTTCGCTGGTATCGCACGCCTGCCGGTCCCCGGCTGGAAGTGACCGATAAAGGCGAGGGGATTGAACCGCAACATATTCACCGCTTAACGGAACGATTCTACCGGGTGGATAAGGCCCGCTCGCGGGAAACCGGCGGGAGCGGCCTGGGCCTTGCTATTGTGAAGCATGCGCTGAGTCACCATGACTCGCATCTGGAAATCGAAAGTGTGGTCGGCGAGGGCAGTACCTTCGCCTTTACCCTGCCCCAGCGGTTGGTGGCTGCGGCGGCCTGA
- the phoB gene encoding phosphate regulon transcriptional regulator PhoB, whose amino-acid sequence MVRRILVVEDEAPIREMLCFVLEQKGYEAIEAEDYDAALDKLCEPYPELVVLDWMLPGGSGINLIKHLKRDEMTRQIPIVMLTARGEEEDKVRGLEAGADDYITKPFSPKELMARLKAVMRRVSPTSLDDVIDVQGLKLDPVSHRVTSNEEQLDMGPTEFKMLHFFMTHQERVYSREQLLNNVWGTNVYVEDRTVDVHIRRLRKALESTGHDKMVQTVRGAGYRFSTRT is encoded by the coding sequence ATGGTTAGACGGATTCTTGTTGTAGAGGATGAAGCGCCGATCCGCGAGATGCTGTGTTTCGTGCTTGAACAGAAGGGCTACGAGGCCATTGAAGCCGAAGATTATGACGCGGCACTGGACAAGCTGTGCGAACCCTATCCGGAACTGGTTGTTTTGGACTGGATGTTGCCGGGCGGCTCAGGGATCAATCTGATCAAACATTTGAAACGTGACGAAATGACCCGCCAGATCCCGATTGTGATGCTGACGGCACGTGGCGAAGAAGAAGACAAGGTGCGTGGCCTGGAAGCCGGCGCCGATGATTACATCACCAAGCCATTTTCGCCGAAAGAGCTGATGGCACGCCTGAAAGCGGTGATGCGTCGGGTTTCCCCGACTTCCCTGGATGACGTGATTGATGTACAGGGGCTGAAGTTGGATCCGGTTTCTCACCGGGTGACGTCGAATGAAGAGCAACTGGACATGGGACCAACCGAGTTCAAGATGCTGCACTTTTTCATGACGCACCAGGAGCGTGTCTACAGCCGTGAGCAGCTGCTGAACAATGTCTGGGGTACCAATGTGTACGTTGAAGATCGGACGGTGGATGTGCACATTCGTCGTCTGCGCAAAGCCCTGGAAAGCACCGGCCATGACAAAATGGTCCAGACGGTGCGCGGCGCGGGCTACCGCTTCTCCACCCGCACGTAG